The Kineococcus radiotolerans SRS30216 = ATCC BAA-149 genomic interval CGGCAGCCCGGACACCGCGACCGCGCCGACGACCCCGACCCCGCGCACCCGCAGCGGGAAGGCGCCGCCGTGGGCGGCGAACTCGCGGGGGTCCACCCGGGCGTCGACGTCGAACTCGCCGCCGCCGCGGCGCGCGCGCGTCCCCACGAGGTAGGACGCGTGGCCGAAGCGGTCCACGACGTTCATCTTGCGCTGCAGCCAGGCGTCGTGGTCGGCGACCGACCCGGGCAGCGCGGCGTGGAAGAGGCGCTGCCCGTTGCGGCGGATCGCGACCGCCACCGCGAGGTCCCGGGACCGCGCGCGCTGGACGAGCAGCGACCCCAGGCGCCAGGCGTCGTCCTCGTCGAAGCGGTCGAGGACGAGGTCCGCCTCCTCGGCGGTCAGGCGGGCGAGCAGGTCGTCGGTGTCCACGGGGCTCCTCGGGTCGGTGGGGTCCCGATCCTCCCGCGTCCCCCTCCGCCGGGCGCGGGCGGGCCGGGGCGGGCGGGTCTCGGGAGAGGTTCCTGAGGGATCTTTGTCTTGACATGCTCACGCGACCACGCCTACCGTCCGGCGACGCGATCCGCAGGACGAGGGAGTTCCCATGTCGACCACCCCGGGCCGGTCCGCCGCACCCGGAGGGGGTGTGCACGACGCGCTGCCGCCCCTGACCGACGGCCCCCACCGCAGGCGGCTGGGCGTCGTCGCCCTCATCGCGACCTTCGGGGGGCTGCTCTTCGGCTACGACACCAGCGTCATCAACGGCGCCCTCGAACCGATGGTCCGGGAACTCGGCCTCACCACCCTCACCGAGGGCGTCGTGACGAGCTCGCTGCTCTTCGGCGCCGCCGTCGGCGCGATCAGCGGCGGACGCCTCTCCGACGCCTGGGGCCGGCGGCGGTCCATCCTGCTCATGTCGCTGTTCTTCTTCGGCGGCGCCCTGGTCTGCGTCTTCACCCCGAACTTCGAGGTCATGGTCGTCGGCCGCGTCGTCCTCGGCCTCGCCGTCGGCGCCGCCTCGACCGTCGTGCCGGTCTACCTCGCCGAGATGGCGCCCTACGAGATCCGCGGGTCGCTCTCGGGGCGCAACGAGATGATGATCGTCGTCGGCCAGCTCGCGGCCTTCGTCGTCAACGCGATCGTCGGCAACGTCTGGGGCGAGCACGCCGGGGTCTGGCGCATCATGCTGGCCTTCGTGACGCTGCCCGCCGTCGCCCTGTTCGTCGGGATGCTGCGGGTGCCGGAGTCCCCGCGCTGGCTGATCGACCACGGCCACTACGACGAGGCGCTCGCGGTGCTGCGGACCCTGCGCTCGGAGGAGCGCGCGGAGGCGGAGGCGCGCCAGATCGCCGGGCTGACCCACGAGGACTCCAAGCGGGTCCCGATGGACTGGCGCAGCGTCCTGTCCCACCGGTGGCTGCGGCGCATCCTGCTGATCGGCACCGGCCTGGGGGTCGCCCAGCAGCTGACCGGGATCAACTCGATCATGTACTACGGGCAGTCCATCCTCGGCGAGGCCGGGTTCTCCTCCAGCGCGGCCCTCATCGCCAACGTCGCCCCCGGGGTCATCGCGGTCGTCGGCGCGTTCATCGCGCTGCGGATCATGGACACCTTCAGCCGCCGCCGGACGTTCGTCCTCGGCTACTCGCTGACGACCGCCTGCCACCTGCTCATCGGGATCGGCTCCGTGCTCCTCCCCGTGGGCAACCCGTTGCGCCCGTGGGTGATCCTCTTCCTCGTCGTGGCCTTCGTCGGGTCCATGCAGACCTTCCTCAACGTGGCGACGTGGGTGACGCTGTCGGAGATCTTCCCGCAGCGGATGCGGGCGTTCGGCATGGGGACCTCGGTGTTCGTCCTGTGGATCACCAACGCCCTGCTGGGCCTGTGGTTCCCGACGCTGGTGAGCGCGCTCGGCATCACCGGCTGCTTCTTCGGGTTCGCCGTGGTCAACCTGCTGGCGCTGGTGTTCGTGAAGACCCAGGTCCCCGAGACCCGCGGGCGCTCCCTGGAGCAGCTGGAGGAGGCCGTCACCAGCGGCGCGATCCACGACCGGGCCGTGCGCGACGGCCTCGCCTGAGGCGACCGGGCCTCAGCGGTGCCTCAGCGGTCGACGAGGGTGACCTCGAACGCGTACCGGCTGGCGCGGTAGACGTGCCGGCCGTACTCGACGACCTTGCCGGAGTCGTCGTGGGTCGTGCGCTCCATCGTCAGCAGCGGCGCGCCGCGGCGCTCGTCGAGCAGCGTGCACTCCTCGCCGGTGCCCCGGCGGGCGCCGATGCGCTGGCGCGCCACCCGCATCCCCACCCCGCGGCTGCGCAGCAGCTGGTACATCCCGCGCTCGGTGAGGGCCTCCACCGTCAGGTCCGTGTACGGGGCGGGCAGCCAGTTCTCCAGCACCGCCAGCGGTTCACCGCCCGACATCCGCAACCGGCGCAGGTGCAGCACGGGCGTGCCGGGGCTGATGGCGAGGCTGCCGGCGACGTCGTCGGCGGCCCCGTCCATCTCGTGCAGCAGGACCCGGGTGTCCGGCTGCTGACCGGACCGCACCAGGTCGTCGTGCAGGCTGGTCAGCTCCACGGGCCGGGTGACCTGGCCGTGCACGACCTGGGTGCCCACCCCGCGCTTGCGGACCAGCAGGCCCTTGTCGACGAGCTGCTGGATCGCGCGGCGCATCGTCGGGCGCGAGAGGCCCAGCTGGTCGGCGAGGTGGATCTCGTTGTCCAGGCGCGACCCGGGCAGCAGCTTGCCGCCCTCGATGGCCTGCTCGATCTGGCGGGCGACCTGGAAGTACAGGGGGACGGGACTGGACCGGTCCAGGTCGACGAACAGATCGCTCACCACAGCTCCCGGAGGTCGTGCGACGCGGCGCAGCCACGTCGCCGTGCCGCCGTCGGACCATGGTAGCCGCCACGAGGTGTGTACGTCAGGAGGTGCGTTTGTCCTGACAAAGCTTGACAGGCGGGTCTTCCCCGGAGGACGCTCGACCCAGCCACCGCGCCGCTGCGGCCCGGGGCGGCACCGATGATCCGGACTGGGAGGGGACCTCGCGTGAGCACCACGGCCGCGCTGGACGTCGTGACCATGGGCAGGGTCGGCGTCGACCTCTACCCGCTGCAGGACGACGTGGGCCTCGAGGACGTCGAGACCTTCGGCAAGTACCTGGGGGGCAGTGCCACCAACGTCGCCGTCGCCGCCGCGCGGCACGGGCGCGCCACGGCCGTCGTCACCCGCACCGGCAACGACGCCTTCGGGAGGTTCGTCCACCGGGCGCTCGCCGGTTTCGGGGTCTCCGACCGGTTCGTCTCCGGCGTCGAGGGGCTCAACACCCCGCTGGCGTTCTGCGAGATCTACCCGCCGGACCACTTCCCGCTGCTGTTCTACCGCCAGCCCACCGCGCCGGACCTGCAGATCCGCGCCGAGGAGCTCGACCTCGACGCCATCCGCGACGCCGGGGTCTTCTGGACCACCGTCACCGGCCTCTCCGAGGAACCCAGCCGCGGCGCGCACCACGCGGCCTGGGCGGCCCGGGCGCGCAAGCCCCTCACGGTCCTCGACCTCGACTACCGGCCGATGTTCTGGGCCTCCCCGCAGGAGGCGACCGAGCAGGTGCGCCGCGCGCTGCCGCACGTCACCGTCGCCGTCGGCAACCGCGAGGAGTGCGAGGTCGCCGTCGGCGAGACCGAACCCCGCCGGGCCGCCGAGGCCCTGCTGGCCGCCGGGGTGGAGGTCGCGATCGTCAAGCAGGGGCCCAAGGGCGTCCTGGGGGCGACGAGGAACCCCGACGGGGGCACCGCCTTCGTCGAGGTCCCGCCCACCCCCGTCGCCGTCGTCAACGGCCTCGGCGCCGGCGACGGCTTCGGCGGCGCGCTGTGCCACGGGCTGCTCGCCGGCTGGGACCTGGAACGGACCCTGCGCTTCGCCAACGCCGCCGGCGCCATCGTCGCCACCCGGCGCGAGTGCTCCACCGCCATGCCGTTCACCTCCGAGGTGGAGGCCCTGCTCGAGGAGGTCGCCGCCCGTGCCTGACGAGAACGGCTCCTCCACCGGTTTCGCGAAGGACTACGCCGAGGTCGCGGAGATCCGCGCCCGCCACCCCGAACGCATCCTCGAACGCTCCCGGGCCCGGCGCCGCCGCCCCCTGCTGGAGGCCGACGGCCGCCTCATGGTCGTCGCCGCCGACCACCCCGCCCGCGCCGCCAACGGCGTCGGGAAGGACGCCATGGCGATGGCCGACCGCACCGAACTGCTCGACCGGCTGCGGGTGGCGCTCGCCGTCCCCGGCGTCGACGGCCTGCTCGCCTCGGCCGACATCGTCGAGGACCTCACCCTCCTCGGGGCGCTGGAGGGCAAGGTCGTCTTCGGGTCGATGAACCGCGGCGGCCTCCAGGGCGCCACCTTCGAGCTCGACGACCGCTTCACCGGCTACGACGCGCAGGCCGTGCAGGACATGAACCTCGACGGCGGCAAGTTCCTCGCCCGCATCGCCCTCGACGACGCCGGCACCCTGCCGACGCTGACGGCCTGCGCCGACGCCATCAGCGAACTCGCCGCGCGCCGGCTCGTGGCGCTCATCGAACCGTTCTGGTCCAGCCACCGCGACGGCAAGGTCGTCCACGACCTGACCGCCGACGGGGTCGTGAAGTCCATCAACGTGGCGCAGGCGCTGGGCCGGACCACGGCCTACACCTGGCTGAAGATCCCCGTCGTCGAGGACATGGAACGCGTCATGGACGCCACGACGCTGCCGACGCTGCTGCTCGGGGGGGACCCGGCGACCTCGCCGGAGGAGACGTTCGCGACCTGGCGCAAGGCGCTGGCCCTGCCGTCGGTGCGCGGGCTGACCGTGGGGCGGACCCTGCTGTACCCCCCGGACGGCGACGTCGAGTCCGCGGTGAAGACCGCCGTCTCCCTGGTGCGCTGAGGAGCCCGACGATGACCTCCGGAACCGACCCGAACCTCTTCCTCCCCGCCGGGTCCACCGCGGCCGACGGTTTCGACCTCGTCGTGACCCCGGAGTCGGCGGGCTGGGGCTTCTCCGGCCTGCGCACGCTGACGCTGGCCCCGGGGGCCTCCCGCACCTTCCCCACCGGCGAGGACGAACTGCTCGTCCTGCCGCTCTCCGGTGCCTGCTCGGTCACGGTCGCGGGCGAGACCCTCGACCTCGCCGGACGCACCGGCGTCTTCGACGGGGTCACCGACTTCGCCTACGTCGGCCGCGACAGCGAGCTGACGATCTCCAGTGCCGCAGGCGGCGTGTTCTCGTTCCCGGGCGCACGGGCGTCACGCCGCCTGCCCTTCCGGTACGGCCCGGCCTCGGGGGTCCCGGTGGAACTCCGCGGGGCCGGGTCGTGCAGCCGGCAGGTCAACAACTTCGCCACCCCGGCGGCCTTCGAGACCGACAAGCTCATCGCCTGCGAGGTCGTCACCCCCGGCGGGAACTGGTCCTCCTACCCCCCGCACCGCCACGACCGCACCAGCGACGTGGAGAGCGAGCTCGAGGAGATCTACTACTACGAGTTCCGCGCGCTGGCGCCGCAGGGCGTCCCGACGGTTCCCGGGGGCGTGGGCCTGCAGCAGGTCTACGGCGACGCCGAACGCCCGATCCGGGTCCTGGAGGAGGTCGGCTCCGGCGACGTCGTGCTCATCCCGCACGGCTGGCACGGACCGTCGGTCGCCTCCCCGGCCTACGACATGTACTACCTGAACGTCATGGCCGGGCCCGAGGCGGAACGGGCCTGGAAGATCTGCGACGACCCCGCCCACGGCTGGGTGCGGTCGACCTGGGAGCAGCAGGCCGTCGACCCCCGCCTGCCCTTCTACTCCACCCCCGAGCCCGACGAGCACTGAGAGACGATCGAGATGAGCGCGGTACCCCCCAACCCGGCAGTGGTGACGGTGCGGTTGACGGTCTCGCAGGCCGTCGTGCGGTTCCTGCAGGCGCAGTTCAGCGAACGCGACGGCGTGCGCCGGCCGTTCTTCGGCGGCGTGTTCGGCATCTTCGGGCACGGCAACGTGGCCGGGATCGGCCAGGCCCTCCTCGAGGCCGAGGAGGGGGCGCTCGGCGACGACTGGGAACCCCCGGCCCACCTGCGCTACATGACGGGTCGCAACGAGCAGGCGATGGTCCACGCCGCCGTCGGCTACGCCCGGCAGCAGGACCGGTTGCAGACCCTCGCGGTCACCGCGTCGGTCGGGCCGGGATCGACGAACATGCTGACCGGCGCGGCCCTGGCCACGGTCAACCGCATCCCCGTGCTGCTGCTGCCCGCCGACGTGTTCGCGACCCGCGTCGCCTCGCCGGTGCTGCAGGAGCTGGAACAGCCCTACGGCTACGACGTCTCCGTCAACGACGCGTTCCGGCCGCTGTCGAAGTTCTTCGACCGGGTGTGGCGCCCGGAGCAGCTGCCCTCCGCGCTGCTCGGGGCGATGCGGGTCCTCACCGACCCGGCCGAGACCGGTGCGGCGACGATCTGCCTGCCCGAGGACCTGCAGGCCGAGGCGTGGGACTTCCCCGTCGAGCTGTTCCGCGAGCGGACCTGGCGCATCGCCCGGCCCGTCCCGGAGAAGGTCGCGATCGCCGAGGCGGCCGACCTCATCCGTTCCGCGAAGGCCCCGCTCGTCGTGGCCGGCGGCGGGGTCGTGTACTCGCAGGCCACCGAGGCGCTGCGGGCGTTCGTGGAGGCCACCGGCATCCCCGTGGGCCAGTCCCAGGCCGGCAAGGGCGCGATCCGCTACGACCACCCCCTGTCGCTGGGGGCCGTCGGTTCCACCGGCACGACGGCGGCCAACGAGATCGCCGCGGAGGCCGACGTCGTCATCGGGATCGGCACGCGGTACTCCGACTTCACCACCGGCTCGCGGACGGCGTTCCAGAACCCGGACGTGCGGTTCGTGAACGTCAACGTGGCCTCCCTCGACGCGGTCAAGCACGCCGGGCTGCCCGTGCAGGCCGACGCCCGCGAGGCCCTGGAGGCGCTCACGGAGGCCCTGGAGGGTTTCTCCACCCCCGACGCCTACCGGGAGCGCGCCGCGCGCCTGAACCGCGAGTGGGACGCCGTGGTGGACCGGTTCTTCCACTCCGGGATCGGGGAGGCGAAGGGCCTGCTGGCGCAGGCCGAGGTCATCGGCGCCGTCGACGAGGTGGCCGGGGACCGCGACGTCGTGGTGTGCGCCGCGGGGTCGCTGCCCGGGGACCTGCACGCCATGTGGCGCAGCCGCGACCCGAAGCAGTACCACGTCGAGTACGGGTACTCCTGCATGGGCTACGAGATCCCCGGCGGGATCGGGGTGGCGCTGGCCGCCCCGGACCGGGACGTGTTCATCACCGTCGGCGACGGTTCGTTCCTCATGATGCCGACGGAACTGGTGACGGCGGTCCAGGAGGGCGTGAAGGTCATCGTCGTCCTGCTCCAGAACCACGGTTTCGCCTCCATCGGCGCGCTGTCGGAGCAGCACGGTTCTCAGCGCTACGGGACGAGGTACCGCAAGCGGTCGGAGTCCGGGCGGCTGGAGGGGGAGAAGCTGCCCGTCGACCTCGCGGCGAACGTCGAGAGCCTGGGCATCCGGACGCTGCGCGCCGGCACCCGCAAGGAGCTCGTGGCGGCCCTGCAGGACGCCAAGGCCTCTAGGGAGTCGACCTGCGTGTACGTCGAGACCGACCTGTACTCCGAGGCCCCCGACGGCGGCGGCTGGTGGGACGTCCCGGTGTCGGAGGTGTCCCACCTGGAGTCCACCCGGGCCGCGCGGACCTGGTACGAGGGCGAGAAGCGGACCCAGCGCCCGCTGCTCTGACGGGCCGGTCCGCCGGGAAGCGGTTTCCGAGCGGGCCCGTCCGCACCGGTCCCCGCGGGGTCCGGCGCGCCCTCTCCGTGAGGTGCGGGAGAGGTAAGTATGTAACGACAATCGCTTGACAGTGCGCGCTCCGGCGCGCCACAGTTCCCTCGTCGTCCTCCGCGTCCGGAGGACGGCGCACGACGACGTGGAGGACGTTCCCCATGGGCATCACCATCGGCTCCGCCCCCGACTCCTGGGGCGTCTGGTTCGCCGACGACCCGCTGCAGACCCCGGCGTCCCGCTTCCTCGACGAGGTGGCCGAGGCGGGGTACGAGTGGATCGAGCTCGGCCCCTACGGCTACCTGCCCACCGACGCCGCGGAACTCTCCGACGAGCTCGCGAAGCGCGACCTCAAGGTCTCGGCCGGCACCATCTTCGCCGCCCTGCACCGCCCCGACCACTACGACGAGGCCTGGGCCCAGGTCGAGCTCGTCGCGGACCTCACCCGGGCCGTGGGCGGCACCCACCTCGTGGTGATCCCCGGCCAGTGGCGCAGCGACAAGACCGGCGAGGCGCTGGAGCCCCGCGAGCTGGACGAGGCCGGCTGGCAGCGGCTGGCCTCGGGCATGGACCGCCTCGGCGCCGACGTGAAGGAGCGCTACGGCCTGCAGATGGCCTTCCACTCCCACGCCGACACCCACGTCGACACCCAGGACCAGATCGAGCGCTTCCTGGAGATGACCGACCCCGAGGTCGTGAAGCTGTGCCTGGACACCGGCCACGTCAGCTTCTCCGGGGGGGACAACCTGGAGATCATCCGCAGGCACCCCGACCGGATCGCCTACGCCCACCTCAAGCAGGTCGACCCGCAGGTGGTCGCCAAGGTCAAGGCCGAGGACCTCGGCTTCGGCGACGCGGTGAAGCTCGGCGCCATGGTCGAGCCCCCGCAGGGGGTACCGGACATGCCGCCGGTGCTGGCCGCCCTGGAAGATCTGGGGCGTGACATCTTCGCCATCGTCGAGCAGGACCTCTACCCGGTCGCCTTCGACGTCCCCCTGCCCATCGCCCGCCGGACCTGCTCCTACCTCCGCTCCTGCCGCCTCCCGCGGGCCTGACCCCGCCGCGACCGGCCCCGCGGGGGCCGATCGCCCCCGCACCACCCGCACCGCCGCAGGACCGCACCACCCCGTTGAGGAACAGCGGGTTCGGCTCGACCGGGCGAGGAACGCCCGAGGAGAAGGGACCGGATCGATGAGGATTCGCTCGCGCAGGACCACCGTCGCCGCGCTCGTGGCGGTCGCCGCCCTCACGGTGGGCGGGTGCAGCTCGTCCGGCGGCAAGGCCGAGGACACCGCCGACGGAGGTGCCGCCGCCGGTGTCGCCGACACCCCCCGGATGAAGATCGCCATGGTGACCCACGCGGCCCCCGGCGACACCTTCTGGGACATCGTCCGCTCCGGCGCCGAGGCCGCCGCGGCCAAGGACAACGTCGACCTCAACTTCCAGGGGGCCCCGGAGGCCGCGGACCAGGTCAACCTCGTCCAGAGCGCCATCGACTCGAAGGTGGACGGCATCGCCGTCACCTTGGCCAAGGCCGACGCGCTGGCCCCCAGCGTGCAGGCGGCCACCGCCGCGGGCATCCCCGTCGTCGCCTTCAACGGCGGCTTCGAGGAGTGGAAGACCGCCGGTGCCATGGGTTACTTCGGCCAGGACGAGGAGCTGGCCGGTGTCGCCGCGGGTGAGCGGCTGAGCAGCGAGGGCGCCAAGAAGACCCTCTGCGTCATCCAGGAGCAGGGCCACGTCGGGCTGGAGGCCCGCTGCGCCGGGGTCGCCCAGGGCCTGTCCGGCGGCACCACCGAGAACCTCTACGTCACCGGGACCGACATGCCCTCGGTGCAGCAGACCATCACCTCCAAGCTGCAGCAGGACCCCGCCGTCGACCACGTCGTCACCCTCGGCGCGCCGTTCGCCCTCACCGCGGTCAAGGCCGTGGCCGACGCGGGCAGCAGCGCCGAGGTCGCCACCTTCGACACCAACAAGGAGCTCATGGGCTCCATCCAGAGCGGCGACGTGAAGTGGGCCATCGACCAGCAGCCCTACCTGCAGGGTTACCTCGCGGTGGACTCGCTGTGGCTGTACAAGACCAACGGCAACACCATCGGCGGTGGCCAGGCCACGTTGACCGGCCCGGCGTTCATCGACTCCACCAACGTGGACCGCGTCGCCGACTTCGCGGCCAACGGAACCCGGTGACGCACCCGTGAGCACCTCCGTCAGCACGTCGAAGGTCCCGCCCGCGGTGCGGGCCAAGGACGACCGGGTCGCGACCCGCTCGCTGCTCTCGCGGCTGCTGTCCAGGCCCGAGATCGGCTCCCTCATC includes:
- a CDS encoding heme-degrading domain-containing protein; translated protein: MDTDDLLARLTAEEADLVLDRFDEDDAWRLGSLLVQRARSRDLAVAVAIRRNGQRLFHAALPGSVADHDAWLQRKMNVVDRFGHASYLVGTRARRGGGEFDVDARVDPREFAAHGGAFPLRVRGVGVVGAVAVSGLPEADDHALVVEVLAEFLRG
- a CDS encoding sugar porter family MFS transporter, encoding MSTTPGRSAAPGGGVHDALPPLTDGPHRRRLGVVALIATFGGLLFGYDTSVINGALEPMVRELGLTTLTEGVVTSSLLFGAAVGAISGGRLSDAWGRRRSILLMSLFFFGGALVCVFTPNFEVMVVGRVVLGLAVGAASTVVPVYLAEMAPYEIRGSLSGRNEMMIVVGQLAAFVVNAIVGNVWGEHAGVWRIMLAFVTLPAVALFVGMLRVPESPRWLIDHGHYDEALAVLRTLRSEERAEAEARQIAGLTHEDSKRVPMDWRSVLSHRWLRRILLIGTGLGVAQQLTGINSIMYYGQSILGEAGFSSSAALIANVAPGVIAVVGAFIALRIMDTFSRRRTFVLGYSLTTACHLLIGIGSVLLPVGNPLRPWVILFLVVAFVGSMQTFLNVATWVTLSEIFPQRMRAFGMGTSVFVLWITNALLGLWFPTLVSALGITGCFFGFAVVNLLALVFVKTQVPETRGRSLEQLEEAVTSGAIHDRAVRDGLA
- a CDS encoding GntR family transcriptional regulator; this translates as MSDLFVDLDRSSPVPLYFQVARQIEQAIEGGKLLPGSRLDNEIHLADQLGLSRPTMRRAIQQLVDKGLLVRKRGVGTQVVHGQVTRPVELTSLHDDLVRSGQQPDTRVLLHEMDGAADDVAGSLAISPGTPVLHLRRLRMSGGEPLAVLENWLPAPYTDLTVEALTERGMYQLLRSRGVGMRVARQRIGARRGTGEECTLLDERRGAPLLTMERTTHDDSGKVVEYGRHVYRASRYAFEVTLVDR
- the iolC gene encoding 5-dehydro-2-deoxygluconokinase; the encoded protein is MIRTGRGPRVSTTAALDVVTMGRVGVDLYPLQDDVGLEDVETFGKYLGGSATNVAVAAARHGRATAVVTRTGNDAFGRFVHRALAGFGVSDRFVSGVEGLNTPLAFCEIYPPDHFPLLFYRQPTAPDLQIRAEELDLDAIRDAGVFWTTVTGLSEEPSRGAHHAAWAARARKPLTVLDLDYRPMFWASPQEATEQVRRALPHVTVAVGNREECEVAVGETEPRRAAEALLAAGVEVAIVKQGPKGVLGATRNPDGGTAFVEVPPTPVAVVNGLGAGDGFGGALCHGLLAGWDLERTLRFANAAGAIVATRRECSTAMPFTSEVEALLEEVAARA
- a CDS encoding Cgl0159 family (beta/alpha)8-fold protein; amino-acid sequence: MPDENGSSTGFAKDYAEVAEIRARHPERILERSRARRRRPLLEADGRLMVVAADHPARAANGVGKDAMAMADRTELLDRLRVALAVPGVDGLLASADIVEDLTLLGALEGKVVFGSMNRGGLQGATFELDDRFTGYDAQAVQDMNLDGGKFLARIALDDAGTLPTLTACADAISELAARRLVALIEPFWSSHRDGKVVHDLTADGVVKSINVAQALGRTTAYTWLKIPVVEDMERVMDATTLPTLLLGGDPATSPEETFATWRKALALPSVRGLTVGRTLLYPPDGDVESAVKTAVSLVR
- the iolB gene encoding 5-deoxy-glucuronate isomerase — protein: MTSGTDPNLFLPAGSTAADGFDLVVTPESAGWGFSGLRTLTLAPGASRTFPTGEDELLVLPLSGACSVTVAGETLDLAGRTGVFDGVTDFAYVGRDSELTISSAAGGVFSFPGARASRRLPFRYGPASGVPVELRGAGSCSRQVNNFATPAAFETDKLIACEVVTPGGNWSSYPPHRHDRTSDVESELEEIYYYEFRALAPQGVPTVPGGVGLQQVYGDAERPIRVLEEVGSGDVVLIPHGWHGPSVASPAYDMYYLNVMAGPEAERAWKICDDPAHGWVRSTWEQQAVDPRLPFYSTPEPDEH
- the iolD gene encoding 3D-(3,5/4)-trihydroxycyclohexane-1,2-dione acylhydrolase (decyclizing), with the protein product MSAVPPNPAVVTVRLTVSQAVVRFLQAQFSERDGVRRPFFGGVFGIFGHGNVAGIGQALLEAEEGALGDDWEPPAHLRYMTGRNEQAMVHAAVGYARQQDRLQTLAVTASVGPGSTNMLTGAALATVNRIPVLLLPADVFATRVASPVLQELEQPYGYDVSVNDAFRPLSKFFDRVWRPEQLPSALLGAMRVLTDPAETGAATICLPEDLQAEAWDFPVELFRERTWRIARPVPEKVAIAEAADLIRSAKAPLVVAGGGVVYSQATEALRAFVEATGIPVGQSQAGKGAIRYDHPLSLGAVGSTGTTAANEIAAEADVVIGIGTRYSDFTTGSRTAFQNPDVRFVNVNVASLDAVKHAGLPVQADAREALEALTEALEGFSTPDAYRERAARLNREWDAVVDRFFHSGIGEAKGLLAQAEVIGAVDEVAGDRDVVVCAAGSLPGDLHAMWRSRDPKQYHVEYGYSCMGYEIPGGIGVALAAPDRDVFITVGDGSFLMMPTELVTAVQEGVKVIVVLLQNHGFASIGALSEQHGSQRYGTRYRKRSESGRLEGEKLPVDLAANVESLGIRTLRAGTRKELVAALQDAKASRESTCVYVETDLYSEAPDGGGWWDVPVSEVSHLESTRAARTWYEGEKRTQRPLL
- a CDS encoding sugar phosphate isomerase/epimerase family protein, with the translated sequence MGITIGSAPDSWGVWFADDPLQTPASRFLDEVAEAGYEWIELGPYGYLPTDAAELSDELAKRDLKVSAGTIFAALHRPDHYDEAWAQVELVADLTRAVGGTHLVVIPGQWRSDKTGEALEPRELDEAGWQRLASGMDRLGADVKERYGLQMAFHSHADTHVDTQDQIERFLEMTDPEVVKLCLDTGHVSFSGGDNLEIIRRHPDRIAYAHLKQVDPQVVAKVKAEDLGFGDAVKLGAMVEPPQGVPDMPPVLAALEDLGRDIFAIVEQDLYPVAFDVPLPIARRTCSYLRSCRLPRA
- a CDS encoding sugar ABC transporter substrate-binding protein; its protein translation is MRIRSRRTTVAALVAVAALTVGGCSSSGGKAEDTADGGAAAGVADTPRMKIAMVTHAAPGDTFWDIVRSGAEAAAAKDNVDLNFQGAPEAADQVNLVQSAIDSKVDGIAVTLAKADALAPSVQAATAAGIPVVAFNGGFEEWKTAGAMGYFGQDEELAGVAAGERLSSEGAKKTLCVIQEQGHVGLEARCAGVAQGLSGGTTENLYVTGTDMPSVQQTITSKLQQDPAVDHVVTLGAPFALTAVKAVADAGSSAEVATFDTNKELMGSIQSGDVKWAIDQQPYLQGYLAVDSLWLYKTNGNTIGGGQATLTGPAFIDSTNVDRVADFAANGTR